Part of the Sandaracinaceae bacterium genome, CTCCTTGAGCGCCAGCAGCAGCGGCACCGTGCCCAGCACGCCACCCGCGAACACCACGTTGTCGGCCGTGAAGCGGCGCTCGCCCCCGTTCCGGGTGGAGCACGTGGTCTCCACCACGTAGCGGGCCCCGACCCCGCCCGCAGCCTCGCGCACGGCCCGCACCTCGGTCTCGGGGAGCACCTCGCAGCCGCGCCGCTCGGCCAGGTACAGGTAGTTGAGGTCCAGCGTGTTCTTCGCCCCCACGCGGCAGCCCGTGCCGCACGCGCCGCACTCCGTGCACCCCGCCCGCGAAGGTCCTTCACCGCCAAAGTACGGATCGGGCACTTCCTTGGCCGGCTCGCCGAAGAAGATGGCCACGCGCGTCTTCTCGTAGTGCGCCTCGCGCCCGATGTCGGCCGCAATCTCCCGCACGATACGGTCGCCCACCTTCTCGCTGGGATTCGGCTCGGTGGCCCCCAGCATGCGCGACGCCGTCGCGTAGTGCGGCTGGAGCTCGCGCTTCCAGTCCGCCAGGTGCGCCCAGGAAGAGGCCTCGAAGAAGCCGTCCTTCGGCGTGGGGTGCGTGCAGCAATACACCAGCGACCCCCCGCCCACCCCGACGCCATGGAGCACCGTGACGTGGTCGAAGAAGCTCATCTGGAAGATGCCCTTCGCGCCGATGGCGGGCATCCAGTACCACTTCTTGAACTCCATGTTGGTCTTGGGGAAGTCCTCGCGCCCGAAGCGCAGCCCCTTCTCGAGGACCAAGACGCGGTAGCCCTTCTCGGTCAGGCGCAGCGCCGACACGCTGCCGCCGAAGCCGGAGCCGACGATGATGAAGTCGTAGTGGGCGGTCGCCATGTGCGCTGAGCTTAGGAGCACCCGTGAAACAATCAAGCCGATATTGTATCATCGGCCCATGACGGACCTTACGCTTCCCCCCCGTGATGCCCTCGCGACCCTCACCCGCCAGATGGCGGACGCCACGACCTACGACGAGTGGCTCGCGCTGGCCCGTGACCACGACGCCCTCAGCGGGGCGGCGGACTGGCGCGCACGCGAGGGCTCCTCGCTCTACGACTACCGGGCCATCCAGAGTCGGCTCGCTCGCCTCCGCGCGGTGCTGGACGAGGAGCACTGCCACGAGCTGCTGTACACGCTGAACGAAGGCGTGCACGGCAACATGGGCGGCATGGGTCGCCCGGTGCTCTACGGACGCGCGCGGAGCGGCACGAAGCACCTGATCGACGACTACGTGGCCGCCATCGCCGAGGGGCTCGAGAGCATCGCGCGCGCCCCGGACGCGCAGATCAGCCACGCCGACAAGCTCGACTTCTTCCGGCGCGCCAGCCACTGCTACGGGCGCTCGGCCCTACTCCTCTCGGGCGGTGCGGGGCTCATCTACTTCCACCACGGCGTGGTGCAGGAGCTGCTCGAGCACGGGCTGCTCCCGAACGTCATCTCCGGCTCCAGCGCCGGCTCGGCGGTGGCGGCTCAGCTCGGCATCTACAGCGACGAGGAGCTGGCGCACGGACACTTCCGCGAGAAGCGCTACGTGGCCGTGCAAGAGGTACGCATCGCCGACGTGCTGCGCGACGGGCTCAGCGCCAGCTTCGTGAAACAGGCGCGGGAGCGGGCCCTGGACGAGATCATCCCGCGCGACATCACGTTCGGCGAGGCCTACGAGAAGACCGGGCGCTACATCAACATCTCCATCTCGCCAGCCGAGAAGCATCAGTCGTCGCGGCTGATGAACGCCATCACCTCGCCCAACGTGTACATCCGCTCGGCGGCCGCGGCCTCGTCGTCCATCCCCGGCGTGGCGCCCCCCGTCCGCCTCTACGCCAAGGGCTTCGACGGAAAACCGCGTCCCTACCTACGGAACCGCCGGTGGGTCGATGGTTCGTTCTCGCACGACCTGCCGGTGCAGCGCCTGACCCGGCTCTACGGGGTGAACCACTTCATCGTGAGCCTGATCAACCCGGCCGTGATCCCGTTCATCGAAGACGTGACCACACAAAAGAGCGCGGGACTCAAGGCGGCGACCGCGACGGGGGCCATCCGCGTCACGAACGAGCTGCTGAGCGCCACCGAGCGGCTGCTGTCGCGGGCAGGCGGTCTGCGCGGACGCGTCGCGGTGCCCCTGGCGCTCTTGGTGGCGCTCCTGGACCAGAGCTATCTCGGCGACATCAACGTCCTCATGCAGAAGAGCGACTTCCGCTGGCGCCAGATCTTCTTCGAGTTCGAACCAGGCGAGATCGACGAGATGGTGCGGGCCGGTCAGCGTAGGACGTGGCCGAAGATCGCGCAGGTGCGCAACGCCGCGCTCATCTCGCGCACGCTGGACCGCATCCTCGAGGAGCTCAGCCAAGATGGCCTCACACGGGCGCAGCGGACCAAGCACCATCAGTACGTGTGAACGTCCGACAGACCACGCCTGGCCGGGTCCTGGGCAGCACGCAAACGACGGCCGCAGGGGAGGTGCCGAGATCTCGCGCGCACGCACGGTTCCCCTTGATGGGGTATCGTCAACCCCACAAAGGGCGCGCTAGATGGCTGACAGAAGGGCTCGGGTTCAGAGGGTCATCACACGGGGCGCACCGCGAACACCTCGACGTCGACGCCCGGAGAGTAGTGCACGTGGTCGGGCGGGCGCGTCCCGACGGGCGGCAGGCCTGC contains:
- a CDS encoding GMC family oxidoreductase, which gives rise to MATAHYDFIIVGSGFGGSVSALRLTEKGYRVLVLEKGLRFGREDFPKTNMEFKKWYWMPAIGAKGIFQMSFFDHVTVLHGVGVGGGSLVYCCTHPTPKDGFFEASSWAHLADWKRELQPHYATASRMLGATEPNPSEKVGDRIVREIAADIGREAHYEKTRVAIFFGEPAKEVPDPYFGGEGPSRAGCTECGACGTGCRVGAKNTLDLNYLYLAERRGCEVLPETEVRAVREAAGGVGARYVVETTCSTRNGGERRFTADNVVFAGGVLGTVPLLLALKEDPRGLPRLSPRVGDFVRTNSESIIGVCAEDDAIDYSKGISISSIVHTDEDSHFEIVRNGAGSNFQNFLGVPHAPGDTLLARVVETGRFLLKHPRRYWKIGRAKDAAAQTTIMLYMKTLEGSISLRLGRSVMNGFRKGLVTKLAPGQPRPLAFLPEATDIAWRFAEKVRGLPLGTITETLSATPTTAHILGGACMGKNAAEGVIDHKHEVHGYPGLYVVDGAAVSANPGVNPSLTIAALAERAMSYIPAKAVSA
- a CDS encoding DUF3336 domain-containing protein encodes the protein MTDLTLPPRDALATLTRQMADATTYDEWLALARDHDALSGAADWRAREGSSLYDYRAIQSRLARLRAVLDEEHCHELLYTLNEGVHGNMGGMGRPVLYGRARSGTKHLIDDYVAAIAEGLESIARAPDAQISHADKLDFFRRASHCYGRSALLLSGGAGLIYFHHGVVQELLEHGLLPNVISGSSAGSAVAAQLGIYSDEELAHGHFREKRYVAVQEVRIADVLRDGLSASFVKQARERALDEIIPRDITFGEAYEKTGRYINISISPAEKHQSSRLMNAITSPNVYIRSAAAASSSIPGVAPPVRLYAKGFDGKPRPYLRNRRWVDGSFSHDLPVQRLTRLYGVNHFIVSLINPAVIPFIEDVTTQKSAGLKAATATGAIRVTNELLSATERLLSRAGGLRGRVAVPLALLVALLDQSYLGDINVLMQKSDFRWRQIFFEFEPGEIDEMVRAGQRRTWPKIAQVRNAALISRTLDRILEELSQDGLTRAQRTKHHQYV